One window of the Candidatus Rokuibacteriota bacterium genome contains the following:
- a CDS encoding amidohydrolase family protein, which produces MLDLVIRGGQVVTPQGVGAWDIGVQGERIAMVGLLGELRDVGRVVDATGKIVVPGGVEPHTHLAHWISMQPEEPLFTLGPEEDTRGMAFGGTTTHVDFCFVRPGKDLAEVIEPRVALLGVQPLRIFDQIPEAIQQGFPSIKVFTADILPPHAKRPPSRLDFGRIQAAMEQVARHGGIMAVHGEDHDIVQFNYERFRADGRLEGANLHLIHNTLSEALSFRRTIALARATGAAVYFVHTSAQAGVEAVAEARAAGQPVYAETLHHYTCFTADDYRTPRGFCYHTYPSLKGPEDQRALWDGLLGSGVSTVGTDEFPTSLELKLRGKSVEDVTGGNLGAEARMGIVFTEGVVGHGMSLQRFAEVTATNAARLLGLYPRKGVIAPGSDADLVLIDPAIRKRLTREDFHVSDYSPWEGWEARGWPVTTILRGKVIVEGGRLLGGTDDGRLVPRKIDPAVLARPAC; this is translated from the coding sequence ATGCTCGATCTGGTGATTCGCGGCGGACAGGTCGTCACCCCGCAGGGCGTGGGGGCCTGGGACATCGGCGTCCAGGGCGAGCGGATCGCCATGGTGGGGCTGCTCGGCGAGCTCCGGGACGTCGGGCGCGTGGTCGACGCCACGGGGAAGATCGTCGTCCCGGGCGGCGTGGAGCCCCACACGCATCTCGCCCACTGGATCTCCATGCAGCCGGAGGAGCCGCTCTTCACGCTGGGCCCCGAGGAGGACACCCGCGGGATGGCCTTCGGCGGCACCACGACGCACGTGGACTTCTGCTTCGTGCGACCCGGCAAGGACCTGGCCGAGGTGATCGAGCCCCGCGTGGCGCTGCTGGGCGTCCAGCCGCTGCGGATCTTCGACCAGATCCCCGAGGCGATACAGCAGGGGTTCCCGTCCATCAAGGTCTTCACCGCCGACATCCTGCCCCCGCATGCGAAGCGGCCCCCCTCGCGGCTCGACTTCGGCCGGATCCAGGCCGCCATGGAGCAGGTGGCCCGCCACGGCGGGATCATGGCCGTGCACGGCGAGGACCACGACATCGTCCAGTTCAACTACGAGCGGTTCCGGGCAGACGGCCGGCTCGAGGGCGCCAACCTGCACCTCATCCACAACACGCTCTCGGAGGCGCTGTCCTTCCGCCGGACGATCGCGCTCGCCCGGGCGACGGGCGCCGCCGTCTACTTCGTCCACACCTCCGCGCAGGCCGGCGTCGAGGCCGTCGCCGAGGCGCGCGCGGCGGGGCAGCCCGTGTACGCGGAGACGCTCCACCATTACACGTGCTTCACCGCCGACGACTACCGGACCCCGCGCGGCTTCTGCTACCACACCTACCCCTCCCTCAAGGGTCCGGAGGATCAGCGCGCGCTCTGGGATGGCCTGCTGGGCAGCGGGGTGTCCACGGTCGGCACCGACGAGTTCCCCACCTCGCTCGAGCTCAAGCTCAGGGGCAAGAGCGTGGAGGATGTCACGGGCGGCAACCTCGGCGCCGAGGCCCGGATGGGCATCGTGTTCACCGAGGGCGTGGTCGGGCACGGCATGTCGCTCCAGCGCTTCGCCGAGGTCACGGCGACGAACGCGGCCCGCCTGCTCGGGCTCTACCCCCGAAAAGGGGTGATCGCGCCCGGGAGCGACGCCGATCTCGTCCTCATCGACCCCGCCATCAGGAAGCGGCTCACCCGCGAGGACTTCCACGTGAGCGACTACAGCCCCTGGGAGGGGTGGGAGGCGCGCGGCTGGCCCGTGACGACCATCTTGCGTGGCAAGGTCATCGTGGAGGGCGGCCGGCTGCTGGGCGGCACGGACGACGGCCGCCTCGTCCCCCGGAAGATCGACCCCGCCGTGCTC
- a CDS encoding thiamine pyrophosphate-binding protein, with translation MTRTGAHLVVEALLAAGIRHVFSLSGNQILSVYDATIGRPLSIIHTRHEAAAVHMADAWGRLTDEPGVALVTAGPGHLNALSALYGARMAESPVVLLSGHAPLSQAGRGAFQEMDQVGAARPVTKAAWLAQDAERLGEEVATALEIARSGRPGPVHVSLPGDLLEARVGAPPAAARRPTAPAPDDLDGPIETALALVAGAKRPLLLAGPAMARGWRRAAVERLATLTGVPALPVESPRGINDPWLHTAASCLDQADVVLLAGKRLDFALRFGEPPAFAPGCRFVQIDAEAQPQPDGRVAMAITGEPAGVLARMAAAASAWTWTHRAWGDEVASARKRVPLEWESLRRSSSRPMHPLRVCAALQPLLDRGAVLVVDGGEFGQWAQAGLEAERRLINGPSGSIGSAIPMALGAKLAHPECQVLAVLGDGTFGFHAFELDTALRVGLPLVAVVGNDARWNAEHQLQLQRYGADRAVGCELCPSRYDQVAAALGGYGALVDDPADLEPALARAIGSGAPACINVLIDGVAAPTYRSGTAGH, from the coding sequence ATGACGCGAACCGGAGCCCACCTGGTCGTCGAGGCCTTGCTGGCGGCGGGCATCCGCCACGTCTTCTCGCTCTCCGGCAACCAGATCCTGTCCGTCTACGACGCGACCATCGGGCGGCCGCTGTCCATCATCCACACGCGGCACGAGGCCGCCGCCGTCCACATGGCCGATGCCTGGGGGCGGCTCACCGACGAGCCGGGTGTCGCCCTCGTCACCGCCGGCCCCGGCCACCTGAACGCGCTGTCCGCCCTCTACGGCGCCCGCATGGCCGAGTCGCCCGTGGTCCTGCTCAGCGGGCATGCGCCGCTCTCCCAGGCGGGCCGCGGCGCCTTCCAGGAGATGGACCAGGTGGGCGCCGCACGCCCCGTGACCAAGGCGGCCTGGCTCGCTCAGGACGCCGAGCGGCTCGGCGAGGAGGTGGCGACGGCGCTCGAGATCGCGCGAAGCGGCCGCCCGGGGCCGGTGCACGTGAGCCTGCCTGGCGACCTGCTGGAGGCGCGCGTCGGCGCCCCTCCGGCCGCGGCGCGTCGTCCCACCGCGCCCGCGCCCGACGATCTCGATGGCCCCATCGAGACGGCGCTCGCGCTCGTGGCCGGCGCGAAGCGACCGCTCCTCCTCGCCGGCCCCGCCATGGCGCGGGGGTGGCGCCGGGCCGCGGTGGAGCGCCTCGCCACGCTGACAGGTGTCCCCGCGCTGCCGGTGGAGAGCCCGCGCGGCATCAATGACCCGTGGCTCCACACGGCGGCCAGCTGCCTCGACCAGGCCGATGTCGTGCTGCTCGCGGGCAAGCGGCTCGACTTCGCCCTGCGCTTCGGCGAGCCTCCCGCCTTCGCGCCGGGGTGCCGCTTCGTCCAGATCGACGCCGAGGCCCAGCCCCAGCCAGACGGGCGCGTGGCCATGGCGATCACCGGCGAGCCGGCCGGCGTGCTGGCCCGGATGGCCGCCGCGGCGAGCGCGTGGACCTGGACGCATCGCGCCTGGGGCGATGAGGTTGCGTCGGCCCGGAAGAGGGTCCCCCTGGAGTGGGAGTCCCTTCGGCGATCGTCGAGCCGCCCCATGCACCCGCTCCGCGTCTGCGCGGCGCTACAGCCCCTGCTGGACAGGGGGGCCGTGCTCGTCGTGGATGGAGGGGAGTTCGGCCAGTGGGCCCAGGCCGGTCTCGAGGCGGAGAGGCGCCTCATCAACGGGCCGTCGGGCTCCATCGGCAGCGCCATCCCGATGGCGCTCGGGGCGAAGCTCGCGCATCCCGAGTGCCAGGTCCTGGCCGTGCTGGGCGACGGCACCTTCGGCTTCCACGCCTTCGAGCTCGACACGGCCCTGCGCGTGGGACTGCCACTGGTCGCCGTGGTCGGCAACGACGCCCGCTGGAACGCCGAGCATCAGCTCCAGCTCCAGCGCTACGGCGCTGACCGCGCCGTCGGCTGCGAGCTGTGCCCGTCGCGCTATGACCAGGTGGCCGCGGCGCTCGGGGGATACGGCGCACTCGTGGACGACCCCGCCGATCTCGAGCCGGCCCTCGCCCGCGCCATCGGGTCCGGCGCCCCGGCCTGCATCAATGTCCTGATCGACGGCGTGGCGGCGCCGACCTACCGCTCGGGTACCGCGGGCCACTGA
- a CDS encoding tetratricopeptide repeat protein, giving the protein MDETTLWLQRAAASLREGRDAEAERQCRHAIEGDPRRAEAYSRLGAALTRQRRTREAEAAFREAVRLSPRAAAARVDLGDALLEQGRPVEAEAEYREAVAQAPQAFRGHFKLGLALERQRRWAEAEAAYHAAAVLRPDHPLVPLRLGLMCRRQGRYADEEQALRDAVRLAPGHAEAQQNLGIALARRGLRLEAETAFREAARLAPRNPHVHDGLGMVLAAQGKHAEAAVALAEAVRLAPTSARARAHLAGVLRRQRRWRAAAAAYREAIRLRGSVAALHGRLGVVLWRLRRHGEAAAALREAIRLEPGNAAWHGRLGRVLEHQGHFAAAALAFREAIRLHPEDLATHLGLAAVLRRESRWAEEADTYRRALRLCPDDPELHYDLGLALSAQGLDAEAEAAFRAAVALAPGDADHHVELGIALGRQGKHAEAEAALREAVRLAPTNVVALGNLAVGLGRQGRYAQSEAVYREALRVKPGGAALHRGLGVVLYFQGKYAAAEAALREAAHLKPGFARTHSYLGELLSEQGRPAEAAEAFRAAIAAKPDSPSAYRGLGGVLLAQGLHAEAEAAYREALRLRPAEAQNHFNLWTVLERQGKHAECEVAYREAIRVKPDHAEAHARLGAVLVRLRRLDEAAAAYAEALRLRPDDSRFRHALEAARRRLRRR; this is encoded by the coding sequence GTGGACGAGACCACCCTCTGGCTGCAGCGCGCGGCGGCATCGCTTCGCGAGGGGCGCGACGCCGAGGCCGAGCGCCAGTGCCGTCACGCGATCGAGGGCGACCCCCGGCGCGCGGAAGCCTATTCCCGGCTCGGCGCCGCCCTCACCCGCCAGCGGCGCACGCGAGAGGCGGAAGCCGCCTTCCGGGAGGCCGTGCGCCTCTCGCCGCGGGCCGCCGCGGCGCGCGTGGACCTGGGCGATGCGCTCCTGGAGCAGGGGCGCCCGGTCGAGGCGGAAGCCGAGTACCGCGAGGCGGTGGCGCAGGCGCCGCAGGCCTTCAGGGGGCACTTCAAGCTCGGGCTGGCGCTGGAGCGGCAGCGGCGCTGGGCCGAGGCCGAGGCGGCGTACCATGCGGCCGCGGTGCTCAGGCCCGATCATCCTCTCGTGCCTCTCCGGCTGGGCCTCATGTGCCGGCGGCAGGGCAGGTACGCCGACGAGGAGCAGGCGCTGCGCGACGCCGTGCGGCTGGCGCCTGGCCACGCCGAGGCGCAACAGAACCTCGGCATCGCGCTTGCGCGCCGCGGCCTGCGCCTCGAGGCCGAGACGGCCTTCAGGGAAGCGGCGAGGCTCGCGCCGCGGAACCCCCACGTCCACGACGGGCTCGGGATGGTCCTGGCCGCCCAGGGAAAGCACGCCGAGGCGGCGGTGGCGCTCGCCGAGGCCGTCAGGCTCGCGCCCACCTCTGCCAGGGCGCGCGCGCACCTGGCCGGCGTGCTGCGCCGTCAGCGCCGTTGGCGTGCGGCCGCCGCCGCCTATCGCGAGGCCATCCGCCTCCGCGGCTCGGTCGCCGCGCTCCACGGCCGCCTGGGCGTCGTCCTCTGGCGTCTGCGCCGTCACGGCGAGGCCGCGGCCGCCTTGCGGGAAGCGATCCGGCTCGAGCCTGGCAACGCGGCGTGGCACGGTCGCCTGGGCCGCGTCCTCGAGCACCAGGGGCATTTCGCCGCCGCCGCGCTGGCGTTCCGGGAGGCGATCCGTCTGCACCCCGAGGACCTCGCGACCCACCTGGGACTGGCCGCGGTGCTCCGGCGGGAGAGCCGCTGGGCCGAGGAGGCCGACACCTACCGCCGGGCGCTGCGCCTGTGTCCTGACGATCCGGAGCTGCATTACGATCTGGGGCTCGCGCTGTCGGCCCAGGGGCTCGACGCCGAGGCGGAAGCGGCCTTCCGCGCCGCGGTGGCCCTGGCGCCGGGCGATGCCGATCACCACGTGGAGCTGGGCATCGCGCTCGGGCGGCAGGGCAAGCATGCCGAGGCGGAGGCGGCGCTGCGCGAGGCCGTCCGGCTCGCCCCGACGAATGTGGTCGCCCTCGGCAATCTCGCCGTCGGCCTCGGCCGCCAGGGGCGCTACGCGCAGTCCGAGGCGGTGTACCGCGAGGCCCTGCGCGTCAAGCCCGGGGGCGCCGCGCTGCATCGGGGGCTCGGCGTGGTCCTGTACTTCCAGGGCAAGTACGCGGCGGCGGAGGCGGCGCTGCGCGAGGCGGCCCACCTCAAGCCCGGCTTCGCGCGCACCCACAGCTATCTTGGCGAGCTCCTGAGCGAGCAGGGGCGGCCCGCGGAAGCGGCGGAGGCCTTCCGCGCCGCCATCGCCGCCAAGCCCGACAGCCCGTCGGCGTACCGCGGTCTCGGCGGCGTGCTCCTGGCCCAGGGGCTCCATGCCGAGGCCGAGGCCGCCTATCGCGAGGCGCTCCGCCTGCGCCCGGCCGAGGCGCAGAATCATTTCAACCTGTGGACGGTGCTCGAGCGGCAAGGCAAGCACGCCGAGTGCGAGGTGGCCTATCGCGAGGCGATCCGCGTCAAGCCCGATCACGCCGAGGCCCACGCCCGCCTGGGTGCGGTGCTCGTCCGGCTCAGGCGGCTCGACGAGGCCGCTGCCGCCTACGCGGAGGCGCTGCGGCTGCGCCCCGATGATTCCCGGTTCCGTCACGCGCTCGAGGCGGCGCGGCGGCGCCTCCGCCGTCGCTGA
- a CDS encoding SRPBCC family protein: MKRSLPIAAVLVLLAWTPAASTLAMSEEQRRRLEGGDVVVLDILPPGHQAAAAQGGTAFSLVNAPPEAVWQLVIDYPRHVGLYPKVTMAEVLEVGDDHALVRYVVGVGLFSFRFHVDNYPDAGRRRLAWQLAAGRSNGLFRANWGYWHVEPHGAATMLTYSIAARTVLPAFLTRGAEREGLVDTIKAVRDRAEGRS, encoded by the coding sequence ATGAAGCGCTCGTTGCCGATCGCCGCCGTGCTCGTCCTTCTGGCCTGGACGCCCGCCGCAAGCACCCTTGCCATGTCGGAGGAGCAGCGCCGGCGCCTGGAGGGCGGCGACGTCGTCGTCCTCGACATCCTCCCGCCCGGCCACCAGGCCGCGGCGGCCCAGGGGGGAACGGCATTCAGCCTCGTCAACGCCCCCCCGGAGGCAGTGTGGCAGCTCGTCATCGACTATCCCCGCCACGTTGGGCTTTACCCGAAGGTGACGATGGCCGAGGTCCTCGAGGTCGGCGACGATCATGCCCTGGTCCGGTACGTGGTGGGAGTGGGGCTGTTCTCGTTTCGCTTCCACGTGGACAACTACCCCGACGCGGGACGCCGGCGCCTGGCATGGCAGCTGGCGGCCGGGCGCTCCAATGGGCTGTTCCGCGCGAACTGGGGCTACTGGCACGTCGAGCCCCATGGCGCGGCCACCATGCTCACCTACTCGATCGCGGCCCGCACCGTGTTGCCCGCCTTCCTCACTCGCGGGGCCGAGCGCGAGGGCCTCGTGGACACCATCAAGGCGGTCCGCGATCGCGCCGAGGGCCGCAGCTAG
- the larA gene encoding nickel-dependent lactate racemase, whose amino-acid sequence MRIDLAYDETVQTVDLPDEGFLGTLSARHLSAARDVATVVREALQRPIGSPPLAGVIRPGRPVTVVIGDTTRSWSRPDLYLPPLLDELNRFGVPDAAITVISATGTHRPQTPEERRALVGPAVLPRVRFVEHDSRDQAAMVHVGTTSRGTPVRVNRVVAGAEQLILSGAVTQHFLAGYGGGRKAIVPGVAAYETIQTNHKLSLSLTRGEGVLPTVDSLLADGNAVSEDMAEAAGMLKPCFGLNVIVNEDMQIARIIGGHWEASHRAACDIVRETVCCGIPHLADLVIVSNGGYPKDINMWQSSKTIDNAARAVAPGGVMLWLTCCRDGLGAEEFATALEEGGDKQQTEELMRRKFTIGALVTYVIQKHASRCRVLIVTALEQRHCRQLGLEPVGSAGEGLRAAHAQLGRTPTTYVMPHGGSVVPVLRRQPARAVAAG is encoded by the coding sequence ATGCGAATCGATCTAGCCTATGACGAGACGGTCCAGACTGTCGATCTCCCGGACGAGGGCTTCCTTGGCACCCTCTCCGCCCGGCACCTGTCCGCGGCGAGGGACGTGGCCACGGTCGTGCGCGAGGCCCTTCAGCGCCCGATCGGTTCTCCGCCCCTGGCCGGCGTGATCCGGCCGGGCCGGCCGGTCACGGTCGTGATCGGGGACACGACACGGAGCTGGTCCCGCCCCGACCTCTACCTGCCGCCGCTGCTCGACGAGCTGAACCGCTTCGGGGTGCCTGATGCCGCGATCACCGTCATCTCCGCCACGGGCACGCACCGCCCGCAGACGCCGGAGGAGCGCCGCGCCCTCGTCGGCCCCGCCGTGCTGCCGCGCGTGCGGTTCGTGGAGCACGACAGCCGGGATCAGGCGGCGATGGTGCACGTGGGGACGACCAGCCGCGGCACGCCGGTCAGGGTGAACCGTGTGGTGGCCGGGGCCGAGCAGCTCATTCTCTCCGGCGCCGTGACGCAGCACTTCCTGGCCGGCTACGGGGGCGGGCGCAAGGCGATCGTGCCGGGCGTCGCCGCCTACGAGACGATCCAGACGAACCACAAGCTGTCGCTCAGCCTCACCCGGGGCGAGGGCGTCCTGCCGACCGTGGATTCGCTCCTCGCCGACGGGAACGCCGTGTCCGAGGACATGGCCGAGGCCGCGGGCATGCTCAAGCCCTGCTTCGGACTGAACGTGATCGTCAACGAGGACATGCAGATCGCGCGGATCATCGGCGGCCACTGGGAGGCCTCCCACCGCGCAGCCTGCGACATCGTGCGAGAGACGGTGTGCTGCGGGATTCCCCACCTGGCCGACCTCGTCATCGTCTCGAACGGCGGCTACCCCAAGGACATCAACATGTGGCAGTCCAGCAAGACGATAGACAACGCCGCGCGGGCCGTCGCCCCGGGCGGCGTGATGCTCTGGCTGACCTGCTGCCGCGATGGCCTCGGCGCCGAGGAGTTCGCCACGGCCCTCGAGGAGGGCGGCGACAAGCAGCAGACCGAGGAGCTCATGCGGCGCAAGTTCACGATCGGCGCCCTGGTCACCTACGTGATCCAGAAGCACGCCAGCCGGTGCCGCGTGCTGATCGTCACCGCGCTCGAGCAGCGCCACTGCCGGCAGCTGGGCCTGGAGCCGGTGGGGTCAGCGGGCGAGGGGCTCCGGGCCGCCCACGCGCAGCTGGGCCGGACGCCCACGACCTACGTCATGCCCCACGGCGGGTCGGTCGTGCCCGTGCTCAGGCGGCAGCCGGCGCGGGCGGTCGCCGCCGGATGA
- a CDS encoding ABC transporter permease subunit, giving the protein MSRHPDGKLHAALATEWKIQGQTTWVFKIRQGVKWHNGDPFSSADAKWSLQRTLDPKVKARVSTVFTTIDRIETPDAATLVVRAIPEMAPRIASLLKGEVDIITQLPPDHGERVNVNPSPRVVGALYAGLYCIGVNSKVPPLNNPLVKQALSLADAQLAFPFILLAIGIIAVLGPSFPTLVVVIGLSGWVSYARVLRSQVLSLRSREFVDAVHALGGSVPRIVLRHVLPNVLSSLVVIATLELARAIVLEATLSFLGLGIQPPTPSWGGMVHEGREYLDSAWWISTCPGLVLMATSIVVSRTGDWLRDLLDPTLKGE; this is encoded by the coding sequence GTGAGCCGGCACCCGGACGGCAAGCTGCACGCGGCCCTGGCCACGGAGTGGAAGATCCAGGGCCAGACCACCTGGGTCTTCAAGATCCGCCAGGGGGTGAAGTGGCACAACGGGGACCCCTTCTCGTCGGCAGACGCCAAGTGGAGTCTCCAGCGCACGCTGGACCCGAAGGTCAAGGCCCGCGTCTCCACGGTGTTCACCACCATCGACAGGATCGAGACGCCCGACGCGGCGACCCTCGTCGTGCGTGCCATCCCCGAGATGGCGCCGCGGATCGCGAGCCTGCTCAAGGGCGAGGTGGATATCATCACCCAGCTCCCGCCCGATCACGGGGAGCGGGTCAACGTCAATCCGTCGCCCCGCGTGGTCGGAGCGCTCTACGCCGGCCTGTACTGCATCGGCGTGAACAGCAAGGTCCCCCCGCTCAACAACCCGTTGGTTAAGCAAGCGCTGTCGCTCGCCGATGCCCAGCTCGCCTTCCCCTTCATCCTGCTCGCCATCGGGATCATCGCGGTGCTGGGGCCGTCGTTCCCGACGCTCGTGGTGGTGATCGGGCTGTCCGGGTGGGTCTCCTACGCGCGCGTCCTGCGCTCCCAGGTGCTGTCGCTTCGCTCGCGGGAGTTCGTGGACGCGGTCCACGCCCTCGGGGGCTCGGTTCCGCGCATCGTGCTCCGGCACGTGCTGCCCAACGTGCTCTCCTCGCTGGTGGTGATCGCCACTCTCGAGCTGGCGCGCGCCATCGTGCTGGAGGCGACCCTGTCCTTCCTCGGCCTCGGCATCCAGCCGCCGACCCCGTCCTGGGGCGGCATGGTCCACGAGGGGCGGGAGTACCTGGACTCGGCGTGGTGGATCTCGACGTGCCCGGGGCTCGTCCTCATGGCGACCTCCATCGTCGTGAGCCGCACCGGCGACTGGCTCCGGGACCTCCTCGATCCGACACTCAAGGGCGAGTAG
- a CDS encoding STAS domain-containing protein translates to MELAPRRCADAVILCPAGRIDHTVSPDFKAALAPHLDRCGAERDRVVLDLSGVEYISSAGLRVLMLAAKQVKAQGGTMVVAALGPIVREIFEISRFHLVLDVYPTTRDALAAVSPAALAAFSQTGVG, encoded by the coding sequence ATGGAGCTGGCACCGCGCCGCTGCGCTGACGCCGTGATCCTCTGTCCCGCCGGCCGCATCGACCACACCGTGTCGCCCGATTTCAAGGCCGCGCTGGCGCCGCACCTCGACCGGTGCGGGGCGGAGCGGGACCGTGTGGTCCTCGATCTCTCCGGCGTGGAGTACATCAGCAGCGCGGGTCTCCGCGTGCTCATGCTGGCCGCCAAGCAGGTCAAGGCGCAGGGGGGCACGATGGTCGTCGCGGCGCTGGGGCCGATCGTGCGCGAGATCTTCGAGATCAGCCGCTTCCACCTGGTCCTGGACGTGTACCCGACCACGCGCGACGCGCTGGCCGCCGTCTCGCCGGCGGCGCTCGCGGCCTTCTCGCAGACCGGCGTGGGCTGA
- a CDS encoding cyclase family protein, whose protein sequence is MAKLTREDVLKKAEALKNWGKWGPDDQLGVLNYITPEDIVKAARLVKKGKVFRLGLNLDENGPQRGMFGGRWNPIHQMLATGTDAVAGKHDVTPGLRYADDAINLPTQAATQWDALSHVFLGEQMWNGYPATLVDCRGAHRNGIEQFASKMVGRGVLLDVARHKGVEFLRDGYPITIRDLDETAKAERVEVGRADFVIIRTGQMEDRLKRDDWGGYAGGDAPGLAFETLDWIHAKQVAAMCSDTWGIEVRPNDSGPDVFQPWHWVTIPAIGIVHGEIFYLKELAEDCAADRVYEFFFCAPPLVITGGTGSPINPQAIK, encoded by the coding sequence ATGGCAAAGCTCACGAGGGAAGACGTCCTGAAGAAGGCCGAAGCGCTCAAGAACTGGGGCAAGTGGGGGCCGGACGACCAGCTCGGCGTGCTCAACTACATCACGCCCGAGGACATCGTCAAGGCGGCCAGGCTGGTGAAGAAGGGCAAGGTGTTCCGGCTCGGCCTCAATCTCGACGAGAACGGGCCCCAGCGCGGCATGTTCGGCGGCCGCTGGAACCCCATCCACCAGATGCTCGCCACGGGCACCGACGCCGTCGCCGGCAAGCACGACGTCACGCCGGGCCTCCGCTACGCGGATGACGCCATCAACCTGCCCACCCAGGCCGCCACGCAGTGGGATGCGCTCTCGCATGTCTTCCTCGGCGAGCAGATGTGGAACGGCTACCCGGCCACGCTCGTGGACTGCCGCGGCGCGCACCGGAACGGCATCGAGCAGTTCGCCAGCAAGATGGTGGGCCGGGGCGTTCTGCTCGATGTGGCGCGCCACAAGGGGGTCGAGTTCCTCCGGGACGGATACCCCATCACCATCCGCGACCTCGACGAGACGGCGAAGGCGGAGCGGGTGGAGGTGGGGCGGGCCGACTTCGTGATCATCCGCACCGGGCAGATGGAAGACCGGCTGAAGCGGGACGACTGGGGCGGCTACGCGGGGGGCGACGCGCCGGGGCTGGCCTTCGAGACCCTGGACTGGATCCACGCCAAGCAGGTCGCGGCCATGTGCAGCGACACCTGGGGGATCGAGGTGCGGCCGAACGACTCGGGACCGGATGTCTTCCAGCCCTGGCACTGGGTCACGATCCCGGCCATCGGGATCGTCCACGGCGAGATCTTCTACCTCAAGGAGCTCGCCGAGGACTGCGCGGCCGACCGCGTGTACGAGTTCTTCTTCTGCGCGCCGCCGCTGGTGATCACCGGCGGCACTGGCTCCCCCATCAACCCGCAGGCGATCAAGTAG
- a CDS encoding SDR family oxidoreductase, with protein sequence MSDRGTSGGENLGGRVVLITGAAGGIGAACARRLHAQGARLVLADVDGPAVERLAAALGQAAVQVDVTRGADIARMVEEPYRRFGRLDVLFNNAGVIRAQPLLEVSEAEWDRVVAVNLKAAFFVLQASARRMVAQDPIPGSELRGKLIQTASIAAYRGGNPLLAPYAATKAGLISLTRSGAQALARHRITSNCVCPGAVDTPMWEQIDREWGALEGWPVGEAWKRRTADIPLGRPERAEDVAGVVAFLAGPDSDYMTGQAIKVDGGLVMGD encoded by the coding sequence ATGAGCGACCGCGGGACGAGCGGCGGAGAGAACCTGGGCGGACGGGTGGTCCTCATCACGGGGGCGGCCGGCGGCATCGGCGCGGCCTGCGCGCGCCGGCTCCACGCCCAGGGGGCGCGTCTGGTGCTGGCCGACGTGGACGGCCCCGCGGTGGAGCGGCTCGCCGCCGCGCTCGGCCAGGCGGCGGTCCAGGTCGATGTGACGCGAGGGGCCGACATCGCGCGCATGGTGGAGGAGCCCTATCGCCGCTTCGGCCGCCTCGACGTCCTCTTCAACAACGCGGGCGTGATCAGGGCCCAGCCCCTGCTCGAGGTCAGCGAGGCCGAGTGGGACCGCGTCGTGGCGGTCAACCTGAAAGCGGCGTTCTTCGTGCTCCAGGCATCCGCGCGGCGCATGGTCGCGCAGGACCCGATCCCGGGCTCCGAGCTCCGCGGCAAGCTCATCCAGACAGCCTCCATCGCCGCGTACCGCGGCGGCAACCCGCTGCTCGCCCCCTACGCGGCGACCAAGGCGGGCCTCATCAGCCTCACCCGCTCGGGAGCCCAGGCCCTGGCCCGCCACCGGATCACCTCCAACTGCGTCTGCCCGGGCGCGGTGGACACCCCCATGTGGGAGCAGATCGACCGCGAGTGGGGCGCGCTCGAGGGGTGGCCCGTCGGCGAGGCGTGGAAGCGGCGCACGGCGGATATCCCGCTGGGCCGGCCGGAGCGCGCCGAGGACGTGGCCGGCGTGGTGGCCTTCCTCGCCGGCCCCGACTCCGACTACATGACCGGGCAGGCCATCAAGGTGGACGGGGGCCTGGTCATGGGCGACTGA